The stretch of DNA GTGAAGTAGCATGTGGTAGCAATTCCCCCGCAGGTAGCGTACGCTTGTTTTTCGCAAATATCCATACGGATGCTACGCGACGGAGGCAGCCACGAGCGATTGCGCGAACTGGAGCCTGATCCGGAAAAAACGGAAAGCCGGTTTTCCGAAAAGATGGTGCTCAAACGAGAATATGGCCGACCGGCATGATTGAACTCAGTCGAAGCATGCTCTTGTCGAAGCATGCTCGGGAGTGCGGCAAGCTCAGGCCCGGAACGACGATTGGGTCCGCCGCCCTACTTCCACACCGACTTGTCGGCGTCCCAGCGCTGGCCCTTGAACTCTTTTGCCAGCGCCTCGACGGAGCCATTGTCATCCTTCGGCTCGCCGCCTTCCTCGTCGCCGGTGGATTCTTCCGACAGGTTCAGCTTGGGGCCTGTGCCTTCATCCGCGGTCGTGATCACCGGGCTCGAGATCCACAGCATCAGCCGGTCAGACGCGCCCGGTTTGTCCGGCGAGACCAGCGCGGTGACTTCGATACTTTCGGTCAGCGCGAGCGGTGGATAGACCGGGCTCGGCCGCTTGAAGGTCAGTTTCAGTTTTCCGGTATTGGCGTTCCACTCGGTGCCCGCCGCCTTGGCGGCAAGCGTTTTGGCCAGCACGCCCGACGTTGCGGAAGCGATCTTGTCCTTGTTGATCTTGTCGCCGTCGCGCCATTCGGCCGCCGCAAAACGGATGGTGCGGTCCATCTCAACGCTGCCGCTGGTCCATCCCGCCGCGACCACGCCTGGCATCGATCTGGCCTTCGCGATCAGTGCAGCAGTGCGCTCCGGATCGGCCGTGAGGTTGATGGTCTGCTCGCCGGCGCGCAGCGCATCGCAGGAGATCGAAAGGCTCGAGAGCCCGACCTCGACGGCTTCGCCCTTCAGGCTTTTGAGGAAATCCAGCGCGGCGTCGAGCTTGACCCGTACGCCGAACGCCTCGGGCGAAACGTCGGTAAAATCCTTTGGCGCCGGGGTGATACCGTCGTCGCTGGTCTGGTTGTCCAAAAATTCCTTCTCGCTGAGATCGGAATTGTCGGTCGAGGTCACCTCCGTGACGGCCTGGCCGATCGTGATCTGGCCGCGGAATTCGAACGTGTCGCCGGTTGGCTTGCGCGCCAGCTTGACGGTGACCGGCAGCTTGTCACCAAGGCTCTGTGTGGTGCCGGTCAGGCTCTGGCCGTTGACGGCGAGGTTGGCGACGAAGCGATCCTTGCGGTCGGCGCCCTTTGCGGCGGGATAGCAGACGTCGAGCGTGGCCGCGGTGACGGTCTTGCCCTGCCGGGTTTCCTTCAGGATGACATCGGCGTTGCCGTCCATCAGGCCGTCGATGGCCGTGAAATAGCGCGTCTCGATGGCGCCGGGCGCCGTCTTGGACGGAAGTTTCATCTGGGCGAAAGCAAGGCTCGGGGAGATCGTGACGAGACCGAGCAGGAGAAGGAAGCGCGCGCGCATATGAAATTCCCTGAAACGATGGAATCGGCAGGGGTCGTAAGTAGCAAACCCCGGCCGCGTTTTCGAGCCAAGCGCGCCTTCTGAACTGATCGGGTCCGCACTATCGCCAAAAAGCCAAAAAAGAAGGCCGCCCGGAGGCGGCCTTCGATGGATTGATCGGAAAAAGCCGGGCTTTAGAAGCCCATGCCGCCCATTCCACCCATGCCGCCGCCACCGCCGGGCATCGGCGGGGCCGGTTCCCTCGGCAGTTCGGCGACCATGGCTTCGGTGGTCACCAAGAGGCCCGCGACCGACGAAGCGTCCTGCAGCGCGGTACGAACCACCTTGGCCGGGTCGATGATGCCCTTGTCGACCATGTCGACATATTCCTCGGTCTGGGCGTCGAAGCCGAAGGTCTCGGACTTGTTCTCCAGGATCTTGCCGACCACGATCGAGCCTTCGACACCGGCGTTTTCCGAGATCTGGCGAACCGGAGCTTCCAGCGCCTTCAGCACGATATTGATGCCGGCCTGGACGTCGGAATTGTCGTTGTTGATGCGGCCGACGGCCTTCTTGGCGCGCAGCAGCGCCACGCCGCCGCCCGGCACGATGCCTTCCTGGACGGCTGCACGGGTCGCGTTGAGGGCGTCCTCGACGCGGTCCTTCTTCTCCTTGACCTCGACTTCGGTCGCGCCGCCGACGCGGATCACCGCGACACCGCCGGCGAGCTTGGCCAGACGCTCCTGCAGCTTCTCGCGGTCGTAGTCCGAGGTGGTTTCCTCGATCTGCGCCTTGATCTGCGTGACGCGGGCTTCAATATCCTTCTTCTTGCCGGCGCCCTTGACGATCGTGGTGTTCTCCTTGTCGATCACCACCTTGCCGGCGCGGCCGAGCATGTTGATGGTGACGCTTTCGAGCTTCATGCCGAGTTCATCCGAGATCAGCTGACCGCCGGTCAGGATCGCGATGTCTTCCAGCATGGCCTTGCGGCGATCGCCGAAGCCCGGCGCCTTGACGGCGGCGACCTTCAGGCCGCCGCGCAGGCGGTTGACCACCAGCGTCGCCAGTGCCTCGCCCTCGACGTCCTCGGCGATGATCAAAAGCGGGCGGCCGGACTGCACCACGGCTTCCAGCACCGGCAGCATCGACTGCAGGCCCGAGAGCTTCTTCTCGTGCAAGAGCACGTAGACGTCCTCCAGCTCGGCGGTCATCTTCTCGGCGTTGGTGATGAAGTAGGGCGACAGATAGCCGCGGTCGAACTTCATGCCCTCGACGATGTCGACTTCGGTATCGAGCGACTTGTTCTCCTCGACCGTGATGACGCCTTCATTGCCGACCTTCTGCATCGCCTGGGCGATCATCTTGCCGATGGCGGTGTCGCCATTGGCCGAGATGGTGCCGACCTGGGCGACCTCGGAGGAGGCGGCGACCGGCTTGGCGCGCTTCTCGAGATCCTTGACGACGGCGTGGACCGCGATGTCGATGCCGCGCTTGAGGTCCATCGGGTTCATGCCGGCGGCAACCGCCTTGGCGCCTTCGCGCACGATCGCCTGCGCCAGCACGGTCGCCGTGGTGGTGCCGTCGCCGGCGGTGTCGTTGGTCTTCGAGGCGACTTCGCGCAGCATCTGCGCACCCATGTTCTCGAACTTGTCCTCAAGCTCGATTTCCTTGGCGACGGTGACGCCGTCCTTGGTGATGCGGGGTGCGCCAAAACTCTTTTCGATCACGACGTTGCGGCCCTTCGGACCGAGCGTCACCTTCACCGCGTTGGCGAGAACGTCGACGCCGCGCAGCATGCGGTCGCGGGCATCGCCGGAAAATTTAACGTCTTTGGCAGCCATTGTTTGGACTCCTGAATGAATGGATACGGTTGCTTGCCGCCTGTCATCGTCGGGTCTTCTTCCCCTCTCCCCTTGTGGGAGAGGGTGGATCGAATGAGCGATAGCTCATTCGAGACGGGTGAGGGGTCTGTCTCCGCGGATGGAGACCCCTCATCCGGCGCGCTTTGCGCGCCACCTTCTCCCACCCCAACTCGGGTTTACCCGAGTTGGGCATCTTAACTTGTCGAAGTCGGATAAATCCGACTTCGATGGGAGAAGGGAAGAAGTGACTGCGCCGACGGCGGTGGGCGGCGGCGAACGTTCGGCTTAAGCCAGCACGCCCATGATGTCGGACTCCTTCATGATCAGGAGTTCCTCGCCGTCGAGCTTGACTTCGGTGCCCGACCATTTGCCGAACAGCACGCGGTCGCCGACCTTGAGGTCGATCGGAATCAGCTTGCCGGCCTCGTCGCGGCCGCCCGGGCCCACGGCGGTGACTTCGCCCTGCGACGGCTTTTCCTTGGCGCTGTCGGGAATGATGATGCCGCCCTTGGTCTTCTCTTCGGCATCGATGCGCTTGACGACGACGCGGTCGTGCAGCGGACGGAATTTGGATTTGGCCATGACGTCTCCTCTTGAAGTTCCGTGGAAGGCGTGGTTTCAGGTCTGTGCCACGAAAATGGCTGATAATGCCGGCTATTCGACGCCGTCCCGGGCGGGACAGCACGACCTTAGCAATCGTTGTATTTGAGTGCTAAACGTGGGGCCGGGGAATATGGCTTGGCGCTGATCCTGTCAAGCAAACAAGGGGGGGTAAGGCCTTCTTGAGGCCAATATAGGATGGTCCCACGGAAGCCAAATCGGCGCAGCGGCGTAATTTTAACGGACGTCATTGCTCCGACAGGCTTTTTGCGGTTGGCTGCTTGACGGGAGCGGCCAAGGATTTGCCAAGGAATTTGCTCGGGGGAATACGATGATCAGCTCACGTAACGCGCGTACGGTTGCCAATCTGGCGATCGCATCGGCGCTCACGATCTTGCTGGCGGCGTGCAACAGCATGAGTCTGCCGTCGCTGTCGTCCAGTTCGGCGCCCGAGGCCGAACCCGGCGTGGCGCCCGATATGCCGGCCACCATCCGCTCCGACGAGATCGTCGGCCGCTGGGGCCTCGCCTCGTTCCAGAATCCCAACGACCGCGCCCGCACCGAAGCGGCGGCGCGCGGGCAGTGCAAGCAGCCCTATGTGATCGGCGCCGGCACCTCTGGCGGTGTTGTCATGCATCTGGCCGACCAGGCCACCCCGCAGGAACTGCGCCTCAAGGGCAGCCCGAGCGGCAAGAACTATATCGGTCCGCCCGGCCCGACGCCCGGTGAGCAGGACCGCGAGATCGTCTCGTTCGACGGTCGCGTGCTGATTACCCGCTTCATCGACAAGGATGCTTCGGTCCGTTACGGCAACATGGTCTATGTCCGCTGCGCGCCGCGGGCGTGAGGCAAACTGCATTCCCTTGCCGTCATGCCCCGCGAAGGCGGGGGATGGAGTCACGTTTGAAGTGCAACGATTGATTTGAGTGCGGAGAATGCCTCGGCGGGCGTCTTGAAGTCCAGGCATTTGCGTGGGGTATCGTTGAGGCGCTGAACGTGCCGCTTGAGGTCGGCTGCCGTGATGAGTTTGAGGTCAGTTTTGCGGGGCAGCAGGCGTCGTAAGCGCCCGATGGAGTTTTCCACGCCGCCTTTTTGCCAGGGACTATGGGGATCGCAGAAGAAGGTCTGGACGCCGAGGGTTTGGTGAAGCCTGTGATGCTCGGCGAATTCGTTCCCGTTGTCGAAGCTGACGGTTTTGCGCATTGCTTGGGGAAGTTTGCCGAGTTGACGGCCGATGGTCCGAGCGGTGCGGACAGCTTTTCGATCGAGTGGTCGGTGAACCATGTTGAAGCGGGTTTGCCGTTCGTGGAGAACAAGCAACCCTTGGCCACATCGGGCGAACAGCATGAAGTCGGCTTCCCAATGGCCCGGTGTCCCGCGGCCTTCGACCTCGGCGGGGCGTTCGGTGATCGAGCGCCGTTGTTTGATGAGGCTGGCGGGGCTGCGTCCTGGACGGTGCCCTCGTCTTCGTTTGCGGCGCGGCAGCAGGCGGTGCCAGCAATCCTTCTGAGCGGCACGATGATAGATGAAACGATAGATTGACTCATGGCTGATGATGACGCGACCATGTTCCAGCGCCAGCCGGCCAGCGATCTGCTCTGGGGAATGTCCCATCGCAAGGCGTTTGCCCACGCGGTTTCGCAGGTCCGGCTGGCGCGCCAGCTTGAAGCGGCCATCCCACCGTCGCCGACGCTCGGCCAATTGCTGAGCCCGGACAGGCTCGTAGCCCCCGGCCCAGACCTTGGTAGGCCGGGAATTGCGCCGCAGCTCCCGGCTGATCGTCGATGGCGCCCGGTCGAGCGCAGACGCAATTTCGTTTTGAGATTTACCGCCTGCATGCAGGCGGTAAATCTCAACGCGCTCTTCAAGGCTGAGCTGGCCATAACATTGTCCCATCGCCACAACACCCTAGCAGGTGTTGCACTTGTGTCGTGAGCCCAAGGGGCATCCAGTACGCCGCGGCTTCTCCGCTGAATCGCTGACGTCTCTGGAATACTGGATCGTCCGCCCCAGTGCGCAATTGCGCACAAGGCGGACGATGACAGTGGAGGACGGGCGACCCAAACAAAAAAACGCCGGCGTCTTGCCGGCGTTTCTGTTTATTCTGCGTTAACCAGTTCGATCAATCGAACAGGGCGTCGATGTCGTTCTGCGAGGCGTGACCGTCGTCGCCGTCCAGCTTCGGGCCGTTCAGCAGCTTGGCGTCGCCTTCGCGGGTATCGACGATCGGCGGGGCGTGCGCCTTGATGGCGTCGACGCCGCCCCAGATGTCCATCATCGCATTGATGTGCTGCTCGATGAACTTCATCGTGCTCATCACCTTGCTGATGCGCTGGCCCGTCAAGTCCTGGAAATTGCAGGCCTCGAAGATCGCGACGACGCGTTCCTGGATTTCCTCGCTGAGCAGCTTTTGCTGGTCGGGCGAGATGTTCTTGGACAATGCGGTGGCGGCCTGGTCGATCGCCTCGACGGCCTCGAGAATCTGCTGGGTGGCCTGTTCGGTGCCGCCGACGACGGCGCCGAGCTCGCCATTGACCTTGGCCATTTCCTGGCCGTCAAAGCTCTTGCCGTGCAGCGTGGCGATTTCGCGCTTGGTACGGTTGATGGCGTCGTGAATAAGGTCAAGCTCGACCTTGAGCTTCGCGCACTGCTCGATCTGGGCGCGATAGGTTTCCAGCAACGCGTGCGATTCGGCAATCTCGCGCGTGATCTCCGACTGCTCGGTCGAAGCGGCGGGGGTGTGGCCGAAGCCCGCCATCTGTACGCGGATCGCGCGCAACTCGGCCATGATCTCACGATGCATCGGACCGATCTCGCCGCCTTCGACGGCAGGCATGACAATTGGCGCGTCGCCCAGAAGGGCTTGTTCAATACGAAAACGTTTGCGATTGACCGACATGAGTTTTTCCCACCCCTTCACTTCCGTGTGTGTTCTAAACCGATGCGATTTAACGTGAGGTTCACGCCGGAACAGGTCGTGACAGCGGTTTGCCCGCGGCCGCACACCAACGATTAACCATGAGGGGGCGGCGTTCATGCAAAATAAACGCTACCTGACAAATCCGCGCGCGATCGCCGAAATGGTGAATCGAAACGGCTGATACGTTTACCAAACCGATTAGGTTTTGATTTGTATTGATCGCATGCAACGGCGTTCGTCGCGCCGTTGCCGCGAACCCGCAATGACGAACAGTACAGAGTACGTCGATGTCCGGAAAAATCTCCCTTGCGCTCCTCGCGAGCGCGTCTTGCCTTTGCTTCGCCAGTGAGGCCAGTGCGATCGACGCCTCGCAGATAACCGAACCCGCCGTGGTCTACGCCGGCCAGCCGGCGCCGGTGCGCATGGCTTCTGCCGAACGCTCCAACATGGGCGGCGGCTTCATCGAATTCCTGTTCGGCGATGCGCCGCAGGGCGGGCGCTATCAGCAACAGCCGGCCTATCAGCCGCAGCCCGATTACGGCTATGGCGGGCGGCGCGCGTTGCTGCCGCCGATGGATCCGCAGTCGATGCGCCGGGAGGAGGAGATGGCCGACCCCGCGCAGCATCCGCTCGATCCGAAATACGAAAAGCAGGTGGTCGAGTATCACGGCAAGGAAAGCCCGGGCACCATCGTGATCGACACCCCGAACAAGTTCCTGTTCCTGGTGCAGGGTGACGGCAAGGCGCTGCGCTACGGCGTCGGCGTCGGCCGGCCCGGCTTCACCTGGTCGGGCGTCAAGACCGTCTCCGCCAAGAAGGAATGGCCGGCCTGGACGCCGCCGCCGGAAATGCTGGCGCGTCGCCCCGATCTGCCGAGGTACATGGAAGGCGGCCCGCAAAATCCGCTCGGCGCGCGGGCGATGTATCTGGGTTCGTCGCTCTATCGCATCCACGGCTCCAACGAGCCCTGGACCATCGGCACCAACGTGTCGTCCGGCTGCATCCGGATGCGCAATGAAGACGTCATCGATCTCTACGGCCGCGTCGGCGTCGGCGCCAGGGTTGTGGTGATTTGATTTTTCCAGGATGGTCACGAAAACGGTGTCGTCCCTGCGAACGCAGGGACCCATAACCACCGATCTACGTCGCTGAAGAAGGTCGTCGACCAACGCGCTCTACAACTACGGCCGCGGAGTATGGGTCCCCTGCGTTCGCAGGGATGACGGCAAGGTGGAATCAAAACGGCCGCCCGATGAGGCGGCCGTTTGTCTTTTTCAACTCAGACGCCACTCATGCGTAATCGCTGCCGCCATCGCCATCGTCGCCGTCGAAGTCGTCGGAATCGTGGTCCGTGTCGTCATCATCATCCTGCGAGGCCTGATCGAAGAATCCCTGCCGCGAGCCGGAATCGTTATCGTTGTTGTCGGCGCGCCGGCTCGACGAACCGATGTCGTTGATCCCGGCATCGCGCGCCAGATCGCCGCCGGACTGGTCGCCCCACGGCCTGCGGTCTTCGACACCGCCGCTACGGCCTGCCGTGTCGCCGAACGCCTGGTGGTTGCCGCCGCCGCCCATCATCGAGCGGATGCTGCCGGCCAATAGCGATCCGCCGACCACGCCGGCCGCGGCTGCCGCCGCCGTTCCGAGGAACGAGCCGCCACCGCCGAACGCAGGCGGCTGTTGCTGCGCGCCGCCATAAGGCTGGCCGTAGGCCGGCTGCCCATATTGTCCGGGCGGCTGGCTCTGCTGTAGCACCTGTCCGGTGTTCCAGGTCGGACGTCCGCTGCCGGCCATGTCAGGCGCGCGAACGTTGGGCACGGAGCCTTGGTTTTGGCCATGCTGCTGGTTCTGCCCGAAGATCGCGTCACGCATCGAATCGAGGAAGCCGCCGGATTGATTTTGCTGACCCGCCGCCGCTTCCAATTCCTGGATGCGCATGTCGGCGCGCTTCAGCGCTTCGTCCTGCACCAGCGCGGTTTGCACCAGCGCATAGACCGCATTGGGCGCGTTGCGCAGGCCCTGCATAATCGCTGACATCGCGTCCGCATCGCGCGGGGCGTTCTCCAGCTTGGTGAGGCGGTCGAAAAGATCGTCAATCAGTTGGCGTTCTTGCGGTGTCATGGCCCTCTCCCTCGCGTCACATCGTCGTCAACGCGCGGGCAAGATGTAGGGCGGGCTTTGTGTCGCAAATAGTGGGTGGCCGAATTAAATTTTGGTATGCGACAAAACGCCGGGATTTGCCGAGTCTTATCAGCTCAATGTAACTTTATTCGCCGCCAGCAATGCCGGGAATCGATCGCTTGCGAGATACGCATGTTCCGCCTCGCGCTGGGTGGTGAGGGGGTCGAGACCCCTGAGCGTTTCGTCGACGAATCCAGGGTGGCACATCACCAGCCCGCCATCCGGCAATTCGGCAAGGAACTCATCCATCAGCACGGCGAAATCGGGTTCTTTCGAAAAATCATAGGCGCCGGCGAAGGCGGGATTGAACGCGATGCCGGCACGGGCGGCGCGCTTGCGGAATTGCGCGCTGAGGACGTCGAGCACCAGCGCCTTCGGCGCGCCGAGCAGCCCGGCCGGCGGCTTGCGGCGTCCGCCCTGGCGGACCCAGGCGGCGGGCGCGGCTTCCTTCACCGCGCGCAGGAAGGCGTCGCGCACCTGCGGAAACAGTTGCGCATGCTGGTGGCCGTCGACGAAATCGGGCGCGCGGCCGAACAGCTCCTTGAACGCCGCGAGCTGGGCCAAAACTTCGTCTTCGATCATTTCAGGGTCGAGCCGCCGCAGCAGGCCCGCGCGCAAGAGGTTCGGAAACGGTAGGAACAAGCCGCCATTGAGCGGCCGGAAGTGCATTGTCAGCGGACGAAACGGCGCGGTCAGCGTCGCGTGCAGCCCGATCGCGCAGCGCGGGCTGTTCGCTGCTGTGTCCTGCAACGCGGCTACCTCGGCGCGGCCGATCGCT from Bradyrhizobium sp. AZCC 1693 encodes:
- the groL gene encoding chaperonin GroEL (60 kDa chaperone family; promotes refolding of misfolded polypeptides especially under stressful conditions; forms two stacked rings of heptamers to form a barrel-shaped 14mer; ends can be capped by GroES; misfolded proteins enter the barrel where they are refolded when GroES binds), translated to MAAKDVKFSGDARDRMLRGVDVLANAVKVTLGPKGRNVVIEKSFGAPRITKDGVTVAKEIELEDKFENMGAQMLREVASKTNDTAGDGTTTATVLAQAIVREGAKAVAAGMNPMDLKRGIDIAVHAVVKDLEKRAKPVAASSEVAQVGTISANGDTAIGKMIAQAMQKVGNEGVITVEENKSLDTEVDIVEGMKFDRGYLSPYFITNAEKMTAELEDVYVLLHEKKLSGLQSMLPVLEAVVQSGRPLLIIAEDVEGEALATLVVNRLRGGLKVAAVKAPGFGDRRKAMLEDIAILTGGQLISDELGMKLESVTINMLGRAGKVVIDKENTTIVKGAGKKKDIEARVTQIKAQIEETTSDYDREKLQERLAKLAGGVAVIRVGGATEVEVKEKKDRVEDALNATRAAVQEGIVPGGGVALLRAKKAVGRINNDNSDVQAGINIVLKALEAPVRQISENAGVEGSIVVGKILENKSETFGFDAQTEEYVDMVDKGIIDPAKVVRTALQDASSVAGLLVTTEAMVAELPREPAPPMPGGGGGMGGMGGMGF
- a CDS encoding co-chaperone GroES; the protein is MAKSKFRPLHDRVVVKRIDAEEKTKGGIIIPDSAKEKPSQGEVTAVGPGGRDEAGKLIPIDLKVGDRVLFGKWSGTEVKLDGEELLIMKESDIMGVLA
- a CDS encoding IS30 family transposase encodes the protein MGQCYGQLSLEERVEIYRLHAGGKSQNEIASALDRAPSTISRELRRNSRPTKVWAGGYEPVRAQQLAERRRRWDGRFKLARQPDLRNRVGKRLAMGHSPEQIAGRLALEHGRVIISHESIYRFIYHRAAQKDCWHRLLPRRKRRRGHRPGRSPASLIKQRRSITERPAEVEGRGTPGHWEADFMLFARCGQGLLVLHERQTRFNMVHRPLDRKAVRTARTIGRQLGKLPQAMRKTVSFDNGNEFAEHHRLHQTLGVQTFFCDPHSPWQKGGVENSIGRLRRLLPRKTDLKLITAADLKRHVQRLNDTPRKCLDFKTPAEAFSALKSIVALQT
- a CDS encoding protein phosphatase CheZ codes for the protein MSVNRKRFRIEQALLGDAPIVMPAVEGGEIGPMHREIMAELRAIRVQMAGFGHTPAASTEQSEITREIAESHALLETYRAQIEQCAKLKVELDLIHDAINRTKREIATLHGKSFDGQEMAKVNGELGAVVGGTEQATQQILEAVEAIDQAATALSKNISPDQQKLLSEEIQERVVAIFEACNFQDLTGQRISKVMSTMKFIEQHINAMMDIWGGVDAIKAHAPPIVDTREGDAKLLNGPKLDGDDGHASQNDIDALFD
- a CDS encoding L,D-transpeptidase, with amino-acid sequence MSGKISLALLASASCLCFASEASAIDASQITEPAVVYAGQPAPVRMASAERSNMGGGFIEFLFGDAPQGGRYQQQPAYQPQPDYGYGGRRALLPPMDPQSMRREEEMADPAQHPLDPKYEKQVVEYHGKESPGTIVIDTPNKFLFLVQGDGKALRYGVGVGRPGFTWSGVKTVSAKKEWPAWTPPPEMLARRPDLPRYMEGGPQNPLGARAMYLGSSLYRIHGSNEPWTIGTNVSSGCIRMRNEDVIDLYGRVGVGARVVVI
- a CDS encoding DUF2076 domain-containing protein; translated protein: MTPQERQLIDDLFDRLTKLENAPRDADAMSAIMQGLRNAPNAVYALVQTALVQDEALKRADMRIQELEAAAGQQNQSGGFLDSMRDAIFGQNQQHGQNQGSVPNVRAPDMAGSGRPTWNTGQVLQQSQPPGQYGQPAYGQPYGGAQQQPPAFGGGGSFLGTAAAAAAGVVGGSLLAGSIRSMMGGGGNHQAFGDTAGRSGGVEDRRPWGDQSGGDLARDAGINDIGSSSRRADNNDNDSGSRQGFFDQASQDDDDDTDHDSDDFDGDDGDGGSDYA
- a CDS encoding ChbG/HpnK family deacetylase; translated protein: MNDAALRRIWLCADDYGLADGVNRAIRDLISRGRLNATSVMVVGAAIGRAEVAALQDTAANSPRCAIGLHATLTAPFRPLTMHFRPLNGGLFLPFPNLLRAGLLRRLDPEMIEDEVLAQLAAFKELFGRAPDFVDGHQHAQLFPQVRDAFLRAVKEAAPAAWVRQGGRRKPPAGLLGAPKALVLDVLSAQFRKRAARAGIAFNPAFAGAYDFSKEPDFAVLMDEFLAELPDGGLVMCHPGFVDETLRGLDPLTTQREAEHAYLASDRFPALLAANKVTLS